The following are encoded together in the Candidatus Liberimonas magnetica genome:
- a CDS encoding glycosyltransferase family 4 protein, translating into MINILYWSNYAALTRGGQKSLSYILRDIDRSKYQPVLVSQETGGLTDFANKLNIPTEVLKLPRLRPQNIIDIIKCIYNFWKLLKKYDVKIVHSEELLTVLYTAIFRLMLNIRTIWHVRVFWDTPLQKFVSLFISDRIICVSNKIAKSFPNSQKVFIVQNGIDVTEYDPNSPRLLSDKLKEGTTLIGYLNNLVQTKGTHILVQSIPYVVKLYPDVKYLIAGSGEKGFINYLVDLSKKSKVYENIIFWGEELNNSKELLNRFAIYIMPSFSEGMARGLLEAMALEKPIVASDTEENSELLTHNKTALLYRRNDPADLAEKTITLLKDTKFAEGLGKNARLHVSVNYTHKLTMDKIYSVYKDFKRSSYNDYN; encoded by the coding sequence ATGATAAATATTCTATACTGGTCAAATTATGCAGCACTAACTCGCGGGGGGCAAAAGAGCTTAAGTTACATACTCAGGGATATAGACAGAAGCAAATATCAGCCGGTTTTAGTTTCACAGGAAACTGGCGGGCTGACTGACTTTGCCAATAAACTGAATATACCAACGGAAGTATTAAAACTTCCGCGATTAAGGCCGCAGAATATTATAGATATTATTAAGTGCATATACAATTTTTGGAAACTCCTAAAAAAATACGATGTTAAAATAGTTCATTCGGAAGAACTATTAACGGTCTTATATACTGCTATTTTCAGGCTTATGCTCAATATAAGGACTATATGGCATGTTAGAGTCTTTTGGGATACACCTCTTCAGAAATTCGTATCTTTATTTATCAGTGACAGGATTATCTGTGTTTCAAATAAAATTGCGAAAAGTTTTCCAAATTCGCAAAAAGTTTTTATTGTACAAAACGGCATCGATGTGACTGAATATGACCCTAATTCTCCCAGGCTGCTTTCAGATAAACTAAAGGAGGGAACAACGCTTATTGGATATTTAAACAATTTAGTGCAAACCAAGGGCACTCATATTTTAGTTCAATCCATACCCTATGTAGTTAAGTTATACCCTGATGTAAAATATCTGATAGCAGGCAGCGGTGAAAAAGGTTTTATAAATTATCTGGTTGATTTGTCTAAAAAATCAAAAGTCTATGAGAATATTATATTCTGGGGTGAAGAATTAAATAACTCAAAAGAGCTTCTTAACCGCTTTGCTATCTATATAATGCCGTCTTTCTCCGAAGGAATGGCAAGAGGTTTGTTAGAAGCTATGGCACTTGAAAAACCCATCGTTGCTTCCGACACAGAAGAAAATTCAGAATTATTAACTCATAATAAAACAGCTCTCTTATACAGAAGAAATGACCCTGCAGATCTCGCAGAAAAAACAATAACCTTATTAAAGGACACTAAATTTGCCGAAGGGCTTGGCAAAAACGCCCGCCTTCATGTTTCAGTAAATTACACCCATAAACTTACTATGGATAAGATTTATTCTGTTTATAAAGATTTTAAAAGGAGTAGCTATAATGACTACAACTAA
- a CDS encoding glycosyltransferase family 39 protein, translating into MTTTNPFNWYLLLVIALFLFLSSTLKRASQTPGQDELPLLVAADNLYTKGAPISYINPNLLEIANPHFNLRSIYYSFKLFGKNIVSARLSSIVFAFVGVILIFFVVLSYSKNELHNYFLQWASIVTLIYASTPAVLQGALLLQMDTTTLIPSVILYLFAISKNMNNKSFMWSVLLIIFTAIALWAKLITSVVVIAFSLSFILFYMLSAGQGQGNDIEENKIQDKSKAFSFLFSSNLLTAVRILLAISLGVLLFLISWYIYCKSTNVTFSGPFKYFFLSFSSNSKQMSSWDIFQNVSQLFMWIGVFPLILFSAVLINKLSDSLKTKSLNKEDIFIFCGTALFIGYSFIGGSNFGYPKYLIPAISLIYIHIGIELSKNSCDITKFGIKNYLTIAVFSFLITFFIVGDPLYTARYLLKESIVFGVPEKFSLLKNIAVRLTLFCAACFMFYLFYLKNIILRSNLIIILLILSLGSNLAMSLKQTIAKYHTGFNYGCIGTAEASEYIRANTSDNKIVIVPNEIGYYLQSNHPGYSNNDVWSNKNNLVTLLSDAATQGIAYSIPTNTVYQIKTILFDPDIQKIIKNNYSVKKIGTYYIWLRTNKGST; encoded by the coding sequence ATGACTACAACTAATCCCTTTAATTGGTATTTATTACTTGTGATTGCATTATTTCTCTTCCTGTCAAGCACGTTAAAGCGGGCCAGCCAAACACCCGGTCAGGATGAGCTTCCTTTGCTTGTAGCAGCTGATAATTTATACACGAAAGGTGCTCCTATATCATATATCAACCCAAACCTTTTAGAAATAGCCAATCCTCATTTTAATTTAAGAAGTATTTATTATTCCTTTAAATTATTTGGCAAAAACATTGTCTCTGCAAGGCTCAGCAGTATTGTATTTGCATTTGTTGGCGTAATCCTTATATTTTTTGTTGTGCTCTCTTATTCTAAAAATGAATTGCACAATTACTTCTTGCAGTGGGCATCCATTGTAACCCTTATTTACGCTTCAACGCCTGCCGTACTCCAAGGTGCTTTGCTTTTACAAATGGATACAACAACTCTAATTCCTTCGGTAATACTCTACTTATTCGCGATTTCAAAAAATATGAATAATAAATCTTTTATGTGGAGTGTTTTATTAATTATTTTTACTGCCATAGCTCTCTGGGCTAAATTAATAACATCTGTTGTTGTTATTGCATTTTCTTTATCCTTTATTTTATTCTACATGTTATCTGCCGGTCAGGGCCAGGGTAACGATATAGAAGAAAATAAGATTCAAGATAAAAGCAAGGCGTTTAGTTTTTTGTTCAGCTCTAACCTGCTTACTGCTGTCCGAATCCTGCTGGCAATATCGTTAGGAGTATTATTATTTCTTATTTCATGGTATATTTACTGCAAGAGCACCAATGTAACATTTTCCGGGCCTTTTAAATATTTTTTCCTGTCATTTTCTTCCAACTCCAAGCAAATGTCTTCCTGGGATATTTTCCAGAATGTTTCTCAATTATTTATGTGGATCGGAGTATTTCCTTTGATATTATTTTCTGCAGTTTTAATCAATAAATTATCTGATAGCTTAAAAACAAAATCCTTAAATAAGGAAGATATTTTTATCTTCTGCGGTACTGCGCTTTTTATCGGTTACAGTTTTATAGGCGGATCAAATTTTGGATACCCTAAATACCTGATACCTGCGATCTCTTTAATATACATTCATATTGGCATTGAATTATCTAAAAACAGTTGTGATATAACGAAATTCGGAATTAAGAATTATTTAACCATTGCTGTGTTTTCATTTTTAATTACATTCTTCATTGTCGGAGACCCTTTATATACAGCAAGGTATTTATTAAAAGAGTCTATTGTTTTTGGAGTCCCAGAAAAGTTCTCTCTGTTAAAAAATATTGCAGTCAGATTAACTTTATTTTGCGCGGCATGCTTTATGTTTTATTTATTTTATCTTAAAAATATTATCCTGAGGTCAAATTTAATCATAATTTTACTAATATTATCCCTGGGTTCAAATCTGGCAATGTCCTTAAAACAAACAATTGCAAAATATCACACGGGTTTTAATTACGGCTGTATCGGCACCGCTGAGGCATCCGAATATATTCGCGCGAATACTTCGGACAATAAAATAGTTATTGTTCCAAATGAAATAGGCTATTATTTACAATCAAACCATCCCGGTTATTCCAACAATGATGTCTGGAGTAATAAAAATAATTTAGTGACTTTGCTTTCTGATGCAGCTACCCAGGGGATAGCTTACAGTATACCCACAAATACTGTTTATCAGATTAAAACCATTCTATTTGACCCTGACATACAGAAAATTATTAAAAACAATTATTCAGTAAAGAAAATCGGAACATATTACATCTGGCTCCGCACAAATAAAGGTTCAACATGA
- a CDS encoding bifunctional GNAT family N-acetyltransferase/class I SAM-dependent methyltransferase — MKTLLAVKESEKEIFNNFAANSGCCHIFQSYEWGEVKRGDGWMPHRYVVTEDGKIKASILLLEFKILFYSILYAPRGPILDYNDAETFNFLISELIKLPIFKNSIFLQIDPYVIRNDKLHNLLANNGFFMRKCGYFYIEQPKYVAVLDISPAFDEIYSKFHHHHKRNIKIAQKNNITVETRDDYEALEIFYKMLKATGTRKRFLVRPFSYQKRVFNNIIANGKGKIIFAKYNNEIIYGQMIFYFGSKSWYMYAASTLEHTESKPNYILVTEVIKWAKSLGITSLDFRGAGAWDLPNHPNRGIYDFKMRFGSSLCEIQGEYFMVFNKKLFSLYVMAGELLGKLLKLPGIISGLIKKLLNIFSSASYADKMTKLTFDKYGEKEELEEYTRRLIEDGLGFEEKFIDKYIKSPANILVEGCGAGRESIHLAKKGFSVTGTDFQPKMVESSKINAQKSGLKIDFKTMNACSLGFTDDKFDAIVIFGSTIAHIPGRQNRIKALTEAKRVLKKGGSILISVPSKHCNYKYTIYFIVMDNLRRVLNMFFIRTMETGDRLAKKVSGNVISKGKSFLHMYSVNEMIDDIHSAGLEFVEAKSRKEIMNDLTAPAQTEKDYFIYFSAKKI; from the coding sequence ATGAAAACACTGTTGGCGGTTAAAGAATCAGAAAAGGAAATATTTAATAATTTTGCAGCTAACTCCGGATGCTGTCATATTTTCCAATCTTACGAGTGGGGAGAAGTTAAGAGAGGCGACGGCTGGATGCCTCACCGCTATGTTGTAACAGAAGACGGGAAAATAAAAGCATCTATTTTGCTGCTTGAATTTAAAATATTATTTTATTCTATTTTATATGCACCCAGGGGGCCAATTCTTGATTACAATGATGCTGAGACATTCAATTTTCTCATTTCTGAATTAATAAAACTTCCTATTTTTAAGAATTCTATTTTCTTGCAGATAGACCCCTACGTAATCCGCAATGATAAGTTGCATAACCTTTTGGCAAATAACGGATTTTTTATGCGAAAATGCGGTTATTTTTATATTGAACAGCCAAAATACGTAGCAGTATTGGACATAAGCCCTGCTTTTGATGAAATTTATAGTAAATTCCATCATCATCACAAACGGAACATTAAAATTGCGCAAAAAAACAATATTACTGTAGAAACCAGAGATGATTACGAGGCGCTGGAAATATTTTACAAAATGCTCAAAGCAACAGGCACAAGAAAACGTTTCCTAGTGCGCCCGTTCAGTTATCAAAAAAGAGTATTTAACAATATTATAGCTAACGGAAAAGGGAAAATAATTTTTGCAAAATATAATAACGAAATAATTTATGGGCAAATGATCTTTTATTTCGGCAGCAAGAGCTGGTATATGTATGCAGCGTCAACCCTGGAACATACTGAATCAAAACCTAATTACATCCTCGTAACTGAGGTTATAAAATGGGCAAAATCATTAGGTATTACCAGCCTCGATTTCAGAGGTGCAGGAGCCTGGGATTTACCGAACCATCCCAACAGGGGGATCTATGATTTTAAAATGCGGTTCGGTTCGTCACTCTGCGAAATACAAGGAGAATACTTTATGGTTTTCAATAAAAAGCTGTTTTCTTTATACGTTATGGCAGGAGAGCTCTTAGGTAAGCTATTAAAACTGCCGGGGATTATTTCAGGTTTAATTAAAAAGCTGTTAAATATTTTTTCATCGGCTTCTTATGCGGATAAAATGACCAAGCTCACTTTTGACAAATACGGAGAAAAAGAAGAACTGGAGGAATACACCAGGCGCTTAATTGAAGACGGCCTTGGATTTGAAGAGAAATTTATTGATAAATATATAAAAAGCCCTGCCAACATACTTGTGGAAGGGTGCGGTGCGGGAAGAGAATCAATTCATCTGGCAAAAAAAGGGTTTTCTGTGACAGGCACAGATTTTCAGCCTAAAATGGTTGAATCGTCTAAAATAAATGCTCAAAAATCAGGCTTAAAAATAGATTTTAAAACAATGAATGCCTGTAGTTTGGGATTTACTGATGATAAATTTGACGCCATAGTTATATTTGGATCTACTATTGCCCATATACCAGGCAGGCAAAACAGGATAAAAGCTTTAACTGAAGCAAAAAGAGTATTAAAAAAAGGGGGAAGTATACTTATTTCAGTACCTTCCAAGCATTGTAACTACAAATATACAATTTATTTTATCGTTATGGACAATCTGCGCAGAGTTCTTAATATGTTTTTCATTAGAACCATGGAAACCGGAGACAGGTTGGCTAAGAAAGTAAGCGGGAACGTTATTTCAAAAGGCAAAAGCTTTCTCCATATGTATTCAGTAAATGAAATGATAGATGATATACATTCAGCAGGTTTAGAGTTTGTTGAAGCAAAATCAAGAAAAGAGATCATGAATGATTTAACTGCTCCAGCACAAACAGAAAAGGATTATTTTATTTACTTTTCTGCTAAGAAAATATGA
- a CDS encoding glycosyltransferase family 4 protein, whose amino-acid sequence MKIIIDGREFIRGKLTGIGRFLLTLMDEAIPLKTDWDFTLILNQHCEYKGRLYSNLKIITINEKITLFTDQIQIPLLINELNPDIFFSPYYKCPLLTKTPKIITIHDLTFFALKSHSEHAKFISKLWYRMHTGSASKIITVSNSSASDINNILSTPKDKIKVIYNTISSIFEHKNEEEVNKIKSKYGINKKYLLYVGNSNPHKNLRNLMDACNELPEHTLNEHTLVLAGIGKDFTLNNNKIKCLPIYFVDESDLPALYSGAELFVFPSLYEGFGFPPLEAMACGCPVVSSNTSSLPEVLGDACIYFDPYNRSEITNVIYSVLTDTSQLKTLKDKGRRQAKLFLNNQKRALDFISIIAESA is encoded by the coding sequence ATGAAAATAATAATCGACGGCAGGGAATTCATAAGGGGGAAGTTGACCGGGATAGGACGTTTTTTACTAACCTTGATGGACGAAGCTATTCCTTTAAAAACCGATTGGGATTTCACTCTTATCCTAAACCAGCACTGCGAGTATAAAGGCCGGCTTTACTCTAACCTCAAAATTATAACAATTAACGAAAAAATAACTTTATTTACCGACCAAATTCAGATCCCACTGCTAATCAATGAACTTAATCCTGATATTTTTTTTTCGCCGTATTACAAATGCCCGCTATTGACAAAAACTCCAAAGATAATAACAATACACGACTTGACTTTTTTCGCGCTAAAAAGTCATTCGGAACATGCTAAATTTATATCAAAATTGTGGTATAGAATGCATACAGGCAGTGCTTCAAAAATCATTACAGTATCAAATTCATCTGCTTCAGATATAAACAATATTTTATCCACACCAAAGGACAAAATTAAGGTAATATACAATACAATTTCTTCTATTTTTGAGCATAAAAACGAAGAAGAGGTAAACAAAATTAAATCAAAATATGGAATAAATAAAAAATACCTGCTTTATGTGGGAAATTCAAACCCGCATAAGAATTTACGTAACCTTATGGATGCATGCAACGAATTACCTGAACATACTTTAAATGAACATACCCTCGTCTTAGCTGGAATCGGAAAAGACTTTACCCTGAACAACAATAAAATTAAATGCCTGCCAATTTATTTTGTAGATGAAAGTGACCTGCCAGCCCTCTACAGCGGCGCTGAACTTTTCGTATTCCCTTCTCTATATGAGGGTTTTGGATTTCCACCGCTTGAAGCTATGGCCTGCGGGTGCCCTGTAGTAAGTTCAAACACTTCATCTTTGCCTGAAGTACTCGGCGATGCATGTATTTATTTTGACCCATACAATAGATCTGAAATAACTAATGTTATTTATTCAGTCTTAACGGATACAAGTCAACTAAAAACGCTTAAGGATAAAGGTAGGCGGCAGGCAAAGCTATTTCTAAATAATCAGAAGAGGGCATTGGATTTTATTTCTATCATTGCAGAGAGCGCATGA